The following nucleotide sequence is from Nitrosopumilus adriaticus.
CATTACAACAGGATAGCCGATTTTCTTTGCAATCTTTACTGCTTCTGCTTCATTTTTAGCAAGTGCACTTTGAGGTAATGGTAACCCATATGCTTTGAGAACTTCTTGCCCTTCTTCTTCTAAAAGATTTGGTCTCTTTTCCTTTTTGACTTTATCAAAAATCTTTTTTGCTTTTGCCTTGTTTACTTTGAATTTGGTAATGTTTCCATCTGGAGATTTGATCCAGTTTGAAAATCTAATCATTGCCGAAAGTGTTCGGATGGCACCTTCTGCATATGTATAGTATGGAACATTTCCATCTGCTAAAATTTCCCTGTTTGTAATTCCTTCATCGAGTCCCATTAGACTTGCAAGCATTGTTTTTTTGTATTTTTTTGACATTTCAACAATTACTTCGGCAAGTTTGTCATAGTTGAGAGTTCCAGACGGAGTACACATAGAAATTACAGACCCAACTTTTGGATGTTTTAGTACTCTATCTAGAACATTATGGAATCTATTAAAATCAGCATCACCTACAATATCAACTGGATTTCTAGAACTCCCCCAAGGTGGAATAACTTCATCAATTTTTTTTCTGACACTAGTAATGTCAGCCATTTTAATTTTCATTTTTGAACATGCATCAGTGGAAATTATTGCAGGGCCGCCAGCATTTGATACAATAACTAGATCACCGCCTGTTGGTAACGGTTGTTTTGAAAATGCAGTTGCATAATCGAAGAGCTCTTCCATAGTATCTACTCTAATTGCACCTGATTGTTTTAGTAATGCATCATAGATTTCATCTGAACCCATCAAAGCACCTGTATGAGACATTGCAGCCTTTGCACCCTCTGGACTACGTCCAGATTTGAGCACAAGAACTGGTTTTTTGAGTTTTTTAGTAATATTTTTACAAACTTTAAGAAATTCCTGACCATCACCCATATCTTCAAGATACATTACGATTACCTCGGTTTGTTTGTGATTTGCTAGAATTTTTAGAACATCAACTTCACTCATTACTGCCTTATTTCCAAGACTTACAACTGCTGAGAAGCCAATTCCTTGTGCACTAGCATCTTCAACTAGCGCAGCACATATTGCACCGCTTTGAGATACAAGTGCAATT
It contains:
- a CDS encoding 4-hydroxybutyrate--CoA ligase encodes the protein MADSVILSPKSIAVIGASDKRGSVGATITSNIMNGFKGSVYPISPTRDTVFYKKAYKSVLDVPKPIDLAVVVIKNTLVAPVLEECGKKKIKGVIIITAGFKEVDEEGAKREQEIKDIAKKYNIHVIGPNCLGVMNLDPKTMMNSTFLKVTPKSGKIALVSQSGAICAALVEDASAQGIGFSAVVSLGNKAVMSEVDVLKILANHKQTEVIVMYLEDMGDGQEFLKVCKNITKKLKKPVLVLKSGRSPEGAKAAMSHTGALMGSDEIYDALLKQSGAIRVDTMEELFDYATAFSKQPLPTGGDLVIVSNAGGPAIISTDACSKMKIKMADITSVRKKIDEVIPPWGSSRNPVDIVGDADFNRFHNVLDRVLKHPKVGSVISMCTPSGTLNYDKLAEVIVEMSKKYKKTMLASLMGLDEGITNREILADGNVPYYTYAEGAIRTLSAMIRFSNWIKSPDGNITKFKVNKAKAKKIFDKVKKEKRPNLLEEEGQEVLKAYGLPLPQSALAKNEAEAVKIAKKIGYPVVMKIASPQIIHKSDAGGVKVNLTNDAEIKDAFKTIIKNAKKYNKKAEIKGVLIVEMVKGGKELIIGSKLEPGFGPVIMLGMGGIYVEVLKDVTFKLAPVTNLEADDMIASIKTQKLLQGVRGEKPSDIVKLSECIQRLSQLVSDFKEIKELDMNPVLVMEKGKGCRILDVRIGL